The following proteins come from a genomic window of Diadema setosum chromosome 20, eeDiaSeto1, whole genome shotgun sequence:
- the LOC140243965 gene encoding sushi repeat-containing protein SRPX-like: MQCPFGFVGVGEILKRCLADGVWSSTNFTCDRKACSPLVETDVISITPSTCLSDPRYQDTCHLECQMSGFQIFPSEYEETTCTGTQIWSRDITVAKCKDTQPPTFVQCPSEVVVYASRSSDTTLVSWNVTAEDNSDLEPTLSCDLQPGVMTRGIHRVSCSARDDAGNENDCIFDAEVKVRRCQRLVPPVHGIIEEACNDTFGGECTVSCSAGYKLIGSRRGSCEFNGTDTFWHFEPDPICEVMGCPPLPLNQSILVTPTDCAQANKVPLGTVCVLHCDPGFTLEGDGQPLTCLTSEEWSRPLDVESLLCADRTPPTNLSCPLAPIMAVRKEYSGVEVTFDLPSADDAVDGTNLQVTTEPPDLRTPYTFLADTLCRFTFTDSSNNSASCLFHVFVSMQC; the protein is encoded by the exons ATGCAGTGTCCCTTCGGCTTTGTTGGTGTGGGTGAGATCCTCAAGAGGTGTCTGGCCGATGGGGTGTGGTCAAGCACCAACTTCACCTGTGACC GTAAAGCTTGCAGTCCATTGGTTGAAACAGATGTCATCTCCATCACACCCTCCACTTGTCTGTCTGACCCACGTTACCAAGACACGTGTCATTTGGAATGTCAAATGTCAGGCTTCCAGATATTCCCATCTGAATATGAGGAGACAACATGCACTGGAACACAAATCTGGAGCCGTGACATAACTGTGGCAAAATGCAAGG ATACTCAGCCACCGACGTTCGTCCAGTGTCCGTCAGAGGTTGTGGTCTATGCGTCTCGGAGCTCAGACACAACGCTCGTCAGCTGGAATGTCACTGCCGAGGACAACAGTGATCTCGAGCCCACCTTGTCTTGTGACCTTCAACCCGGGGTCATGACCCGTGGTATACACCGAGTCAGCTGCAGTGCTAGGGATGATGCTGgtaatgaaaatgactgcatttttgATGCGGAAGTCAAAG ttcgACGTTGCCAGAGGTTAGTTCCACCAGTTCATGGCATCATTGAAGAGGCCTGCAACGACACCTTTGGGGGAGAATGCACAGTCTCCTGTTCGGCTGGATACAAGCTTATTGGGTCGAGAAGAGGGAGCTGTGAATTTAATGGCACTGATACCTTTTGGCACTTTGAGCCGGATCCAATCTGCGAAG TGATGGGATGTCCCCCACTCCCACTGAACCAAAGCATTCTGGTAACACCTACTGACTGTGCACAAGCCAACAAGGTTCCCCTGGGAACCGTGTGTGTACTGCACTGTGACCCAGGTTTTACCTTGGAAGGTGACGGTCAGCCGTTGACCTGTCTTACTTCAGAGGAGTGGAGTCGTCCACTGGACGTGGAGTCCCTACTTTGTGCTG ATCGCACCCCACCTACAAACCTCTCCTGCCCATTGGCACCCATCATGGCTGTCCGGAAGGAGTATAGTGGAGTAgaagtgacctttgacctccccTCTGCGGATGATGCAGTTGACGGAACAAATCTTCAGGTGACGACGGAGCCACCTGATTTGAGAACCCCGTACACCTTCTTGGCGGACACCTTGTGCCGATTCACGTTCACAGACTCGTCTAACAACAGTGCCTCCTGTCTTTTCCACGTCTTCGTCAGTA TGCAGTGCTAG